In Chryseobacterium sp., the genomic window ATATCCGGCAACGCTGGCCTCTGTTAACGCTACATTATTTCCGTCTTTATCCTTCACTCCTGTGGTTTCCCATGGAGTAGACGCCAGGGTGAGTTGTCCATTGTCCGGTTCAGCATGAGAAGTTCTTGTATGAATGATGTCGTAGTATAGAGATAGATCAGTAGCGCTAGGGTAGATTCTGTACGTGAATTCATTTTTATTTAAAACAAGAATATCAACATCACGGGTGAAGATGGTAGAACCATCAGGGTTAAGAGCGGTGATCGTTCTTTTTTTACCCTGGGCATCTACAGACCAGGTTCCTCTTGATCGCAATACATCATCCAATCCATAAATAGCGAATTTTCCGTCTCCTTTGAAGTAAGCAAAACCTACATAGCCAGCTACACTGGCATCCGTTAATGCTACAGTATTCCCATTTTTGTCTTTGGCCCCTGTGGTTTCCCATGGAGTAGACGCCAGCACCTGTGAAGGAGTCTGCTGTTCGATAACGATTTCGTCATCATGATCAGAGCATGATACCAAAGGTGCTGATGAAAGCATTGCTGCCAACAGATAACATAATTTTTTCAGTGTATTCATAAGGATAGTATTAAATCTCTGCAAACATATTTCTAATTACAATCAAAACTTTGTATAAAGTATCTCTTTTGTTGTAGAAAATATAACTGCTGATTTTGAATGCTGTAGAATTGATAAAGTCAGGTTGATGGAGATCCCGGATAAAAACTCCTTTTACACTTAATTATTATTTCCCCTTAAAAAACTATTTTTGAATATGAATAACAGAAACCGCGGAAAGAATACAGGTGATGATCCCCTGTTCGGTTCAGAAAAACAGGTCAGTACACTGAAGTGGGCTGTGGAGGACATGCAGTATCTCCTGACGAGAGGGTATGCAGAAAAGGCATCTTCAGAACTTGTCGGAAACAGGTATAGATTAAAAACGAGACAGATACAGGCATTACGGGGAGCATCAGCTTCTGAAGACCAGATTCTGGGCAGGCAATTAAAACACGTAAAAGCGGCATACTTAAAAAATAAAACAGTTTATCTTGACGGTTTTAATATTCTGATCCTGCTGGAAAGCCTGCTTTCTGAAGCTTATATTTTTGAAGGGCTCGACGGTTGCTATCGTGATCTTTCAGGAGTTCACGGGACGTATAAAAGAGTCAGTCAGACATTAAGGGCTGTTGAGCTTGTCGCCTTATTTTTTAAGAAAAATCAAATTCAGAAACTGGTATGGATTTTTGATCAGCCGGTTTCCAACAGCGGAAGAATTAAACAGACTATCCTTGACTTTGCGGTAGAAAATCAATTGAACTGGGAAGCAGCAATGCAGTTCAATCCCGATAAATTCTTAGCTGAAAGTTCAGAAATCATCGTGTCCTCGGATGCCTGGATTCTGGATCACTGTAAAGAATGGTTTAATCTGATTGGTTATTTGATACAGGAAGAAAAACTTCCCGTCAATCTGGTAAAAATAAGGTAAAGGATGAGCTTTTTTGAACACTATATCCCTTTTATTTCAGCTTCCTGGAAGAAGCAGTATCAGGCTGTTTTAGCAGAAGAGCATCTGGAATGTCTTGAAAAAAACATTCAGAAATCTAAAGACCATAGCTTAGCATGGGATCTGCCATACTTTAATGAAGAAATAAAGATTGACCACCAAAAGATTTTCACCAGATTCATCCATATTCTCAATGACAATGTTTCTGATGAGGCTAAAGCAAAGCTCCTGGAGGAAATACCGTTTGAAGACTGGCTTATTGCTTTAGGACAAAGGCTTACCTCTGCCAGCATTCGTGATGAAAATGCAGTTCCTCCTCTTGCTGAAGTCCTTATTGAAGCCTGCCGGCAACCTTTCAACCATGAAATTACCATTGCCCAAAGAGCCTGGGAAAAACATACCGGAAGAATGGATGATCATTTCTGGGGCGAAGTCAAGGGAAATAATCGTCAGAAACAGGAGAAAGTAATGCATAAGATCCATTATATCCTTGAACATAAAACCTGGTGGAATGTTTTCTTTCATTATCAACACGGGCCTGTCTTTGAAGTCAGGGAAAAAGAAGGCCACGGGATCAGGTGGAGCCATGGAGGAACCAGATTAATAGGTTTCCTCGAAAAATTTATCAACGAATAAAAACACATTATTTTTATCTGTGTAAAAAGATTGCGCAGCAGGTTCATAACTTCGCCGCTATAAAAACTGAGTCTATGGATTATTGAAATGAATGGAAAATTATTAAAAAAATGAATACATACATTGATATTGGCATCAACCTGACCAATAAACAGTTCTATAATGAACATGACGAAATTATCAACCGGGCTCTGGACAGCGGAGTGGAACATATCATCCTTACAGGAACAAGTGTGCGGGGAAGCAGGACATCTGCTGAAATAGCAGAAGAATATCCTGAGATTTTATTTTCAACAGCAGGAATTCATCCCCACGATGCCACATCTTTTGCCCCTGAAAATATCCGTGAACTTCGGACACTCCTGAAAAAAGATCATGTAGTTTCAGTAGGAGAATGCGGACTGGATTTTGATCGTGATTTCTCCCCAAGACCCATACAGGAAAAATGTTATCAGGCTCAGCTGGAACTGGCCATAGAAGTCGATAAACCGCTTTTCCTTCATGAAAGATCAGCTTTTAAAAGGTTTAACGAAATAACAGATGATTATCTTT contains:
- a CDS encoding DUF4822 domain-containing protein gives rise to the protein MNTLKKLCYLLAAMLSSAPLVSCSDHDDEIVIEQQTPSQVLASTPWETTGAKDKNGNTVALTDASVAGYVGFAYFKGDGKFAIYGLDDVLRSRGTWSVDAQGKKRTITALNPDGSTIFTRDVDILVLNKNEFTYRIYPSATDLSLYYDIIHTRTSHAEPDNGQLTLASTPWETTGVKDKDGNNVALTEASVAGYVGFSYFKANGTFKIVGLDDVFRSQGKWSISADGKKRTLIGINPTTGAVIFTRIVDILTLNETTFTYRIIPDTANPSVFYDIIHTKVNHNEPQ
- a CDS encoding DUF434 domain-containing protein, whose product is MNNRNRGKNTGDDPLFGSEKQVSTLKWAVEDMQYLLTRGYAEKASSELVGNRYRLKTRQIQALRGASASEDQILGRQLKHVKAAYLKNKTVYLDGFNILILLESLLSEAYIFEGLDGCYRDLSGVHGTYKRVSQTLRAVELVALFFKKNQIQKLVWIFDQPVSNSGRIKQTILDFAVENQLNWEAAMQFNPDKFLAESSEIIVSSDAWILDHCKEWFNLIGYLIQEEKLPVNLVKIR
- a CDS encoding TatD family hydrolase, producing the protein MNTYIDIGINLTNKQFYNEHDEIINRALDSGVEHIILTGTSVRGSRTSAEIAEEYPEILFSTAGIHPHDATSFAPENIRELRTLLKKDHVVSVGECGLDFDRDFSPRPIQEKCYQAQLELAIEVDKPLFLHERSAFKRFNEITDDYLSRLPEAVVHCFTGTLDEAKVYLDKGFYLGFTGAISDEKRFKQLEDVIKYTPLDRMMIETDAPFMLPKNMPRIRNRRNEPSFLPYVAQTIALFKRISLSEVAEETTETSRNFFRL